In Alkalihalobacterium alkalinitrilicum, a genomic segment contains:
- the rpsO gene encoding 30S ribosomal protein S15: MALTQERKNQIISEYKTHESDTGSPEVQIAILTEQINTLNGHLRTHKKDHHSRRGLLKMVGQRRNLLTYLRNKDVIRYRNLVDKLGLRR; encoded by the coding sequence ATGGCACTTACACAAGAACGTAAAAACCAAATCATTAGTGAGTACAAAACTCATGAAAGTGACACTGGTTCTCCAGAAGTACAAATCGCTATCCTTACAGAGCAAATCAACACATTAAATGGGCACTTACGTACTCATAAGAAGGATCACCATTCTCGTCGTGGTCTTTTAAAAATGGTTGGACAACGTCGTAATCTTTTAACGTACTTACGTAATAAAGATGTTATACGTTACCGTAACCTTGTTGATAAGCTAGGATTACGTCGCTAA